In bacterium, the genomic stretch AGGATAAGATTTAAAGGACAAAGAAAAGAAAAAATAATAAAAGAAATAAAAAAAGCGGGCGAACAAATTACCTTAAACTTAAGAGGAGAAAAATGATAAAAGCAGAGAATGGCAGGATAGAATTTAAAGAAAATCTTAATGTGAAATATGAAGTGGATGTTGTTGTAGTTGGTGGTGGAACAGCAGGATTTGCAGCGGCAATAAGCAGTGCAGAGAATGGGATGAAGACGATGCTTATTGAAAAACAGGGAGCACTCGGTGGGCTGGTGACCCTTGGTTTGGTATGTTACATGGCAAGTTATCCAGAAGGAATAGGAAAAAGATTACTGGAAAGGTTAGAAGATGGAAAGGGTATAGCAGAAAGGATTTGTGATCCTGAAAAAACAAAGTATATTATGGAACAAATGGCGATTGAGGCAGGAGTAAAAATTCTTTACTGGACTTATGTTATTGATTCAATAGTTGAAGGAAATGAAATAAAAGGAGTTGTAATACAAAATATTTCCGGTAGAAGTGCAATTTTAGCAAAAAGAGTTATTGATTGTAGTGGAGATGCAGAAGTTTCCTATTTTTCAGGAGTACCTGTTGAAGAAGGATGGGAATTAATGGATGGATATAATCAGGCAGTTTCTTTAGATTTTGTTTTAAATAATGCTGATACAACAAAATTTCAACCGAGGGATTTTTATTCTACAATTCAGATGAAAATAGAAGAAGCAGCAAGAAAAGGAAAATTACCACGACTTGTTGAAAAAGGATATTTAGGTCCATTTCCAGGAAGACCATCAGATAGAGGAGAAGTTTATGCTTGTACTGCTCATAGCAGAAAATGTAAAGCAACAGATGCAGAGGATTTAACAAGAATTGCAATTGAACAGAGAAAGCAAATTCAACAATTAGTAGAATTTTATAGAGAAACTGTTTGTGGATTTGAGAATTCATGGTTAAGTTATACTGCAACTATTTTAGGAGTAAGAGAGTCAAGAAGGATTGTTGGAGAATATAAATTTACAGGAGAAGACCTTGCATTAGCAAAAAAATTTCCTGATGCAATTGCAAGAGACACACATGGTTTTGATATACATAATCCCATAAATGACCTGCCTCATATAAAACATACTCATTTTAAGGAACCAAAAGAACCAGCATTTTGTACTAAAGAACCAAGACAAGACGGAAGGGTTTGTTGTGTGAAAAATAATCCAAAAGGGGAATATAGAGCATATTTGAAGCCAGGGCAATATTATGAAATTCCTTATAGATGCCTTGTTCCAGTTAAAATTGACAATTTACTTGTAGCAGGTAGATGTATTTCTGCTGATTTTGAAGGAAGTGCTGGAACAAGATTAATAATGACATGTATAACAATAGGACATGCTGCGGGAACTGCTGCATCTCTTTCAATTAAAGAAAATGTTGCTCCAAGAAAATTAAATACTAATCTCCTAAGAGATAAACTTGACGATGAAGGTGTAAATTTGAAAAAAGAACCACCAGTTTATGTAAAAGGTGGACCAAGAAAACCTATTCCTGAAAATGCTGAATTTTATGTTTATACTGGCGATGGTGAAGATGAAATAAGAATAAAGGAATAAAAAAAGTTAGGATAAACATAGGAGAAAAAATGATAACGAGTGAAGAAGTGAAAGAAGTAGGGAAGAGGTGTGGAGCAGACCTTGTAGGTATTGCATCAATGGATAGATTTGAAGGAGCACCAAAACAGATGGACCCAAGATACATAAATCCTGATGCAAAGGCATTAATTGTAATAGCAACAAGAATCCCAAGAGGGACATTAAGGGGAATTGAAGAAGGGACATATTTTCTTTCATATTCTTCAATGGGATATGGTGGAATTAACTCAGTTTACAATCCAATGATTTTATGGCAATTAGTTAGATATATAGAAAATGAGGGATATGAAGCAACTCCTATTCCAAATGATTATTATAACTGGCCAGCAATTGATTATCATTCAGGGGTAATAAAAGAGAACTGGAGTAGACCTGTTTCCCCAGAAAAACCGGCACCAGATGTATTTATCCATTTCAGAATTGCCGCATTTTGTGCTGGATTAGGAGAGATTGGTTATAGTAAGGTCTTTCTTACTCCTGAATTTGGACCAAGACAGAGATTTGCATGTATTTTAACAGATGCTCCACTCCAACCAGACCCAATATATGAAGGACCCAAAATATGTGATAGGTGTATGTTATGTGTAAAAGAATGCAGTGGAAAAGCAATAAGTTCAAAAGAGGTAGTTAAAATTAAAGTTGCAGGTAGACAAATAGAATGGGGGAAATTAGATATTGACGCGTGTTCAAAAGGATTTCAAGGTGGGAACAAGAAATTTAATCCTTTTATAGGAGAACCAAGTGAAGTTATATCTTATTCAAGAGCACTTGAAGGAGGGAAAGGATGTATCCGTGCATGTATGATACATTTAGAACAAGAGGGAAAATTAAAAAACAAATTTGAAGAACCATTTAGAAAAAGAAAACCATGGGAACTTAAATAATTTAATTATTCTAAAATGATAAACTAAAAGGAGGAAAGAGAAATGATAACAAGTGAAGAAGTAAAAGAAGTAGGTAAGAGATGCGGAGCAGACCTTGTAGGGATTGCATCAATGGATAGGTTTGAAGGAGCCCCTAAACAGATGGACCCAAGATACATAAATCCTGATGCAAAAGCATTAATAGTGTTT encodes the following:
- a CDS encoding FAD-dependent oxidoreductase; the encoded protein is MIKAENGRIEFKENLNVKYEVDVVVVGGGTAGFAAAISSAENGMKTMLIEKQGALGGLVTLGLVCYMASYPEGIGKRLLERLEDGKGIAERICDPEKTKYIMEQMAIEAGVKILYWTYVIDSIVEGNEIKGVVIQNISGRSAILAKRVIDCSGDAEVSYFSGVPVEEGWELMDGYNQAVSLDFVLNNADTTKFQPRDFYSTIQMKIEEAARKGKLPRLVEKGYLGPFPGRPSDRGEVYACTAHSRKCKATDAEDLTRIAIEQRKQIQQLVEFYRETVCGFENSWLSYTATILGVRESRRIVGEYKFTGEDLALAKKFPDAIARDTHGFDIHNPINDLPHIKHTHFKEPKEPAFCTKEPRQDGRVCCVKNNPKGEYRAYLKPGQYYEIPYRCLVPVKIDNLLVAGRCISADFEGSAGTRLIMTCITIGHAAGTAASLSIKENVAPRKLNTNLLRDKLDDEGVNLKKEPPVYVKGGPRKPIPENAEFYVYTGDGEDEIRIKE